A part of Crassostrea angulata isolate pt1a10 chromosome 5, ASM2561291v2, whole genome shotgun sequence genomic DNA contains:
- the LOC128184520 gene encoding uncharacterized protein LOC128184520, producing MACTAKSDSVVIETEPLQLNEETPSDTKPNHEDAEQVELSLLIENQQASQSKNNAVKSYAIDPTYHNTSENPYRETTVTLPHMVKKVPEDDLTPRPWKTFNQILVLSYVSVVFCLCFGVFANREAWKAKLYNGKGLYGLAQKRARRAALVSYIAVGSGLFLIILFLILGLTNYEF from the coding sequence ATGGCGTGCACAGCCAAGAGTGACTCCGTAGTGATTGAAACAGAGCCATTACAGTTAAACGAAGAAACGCCCTCTGACACAAAACCAAATCATGAAGATGCAGAGCAAGTGGAACTATCTCTACTAATAGAAAACCAGCAGGCCTCCCAGAGTAAGAACAACGCTGTAAAAAGTTACGCCATAGACCCAACATACCACAATACCTCAGAGAATCCGTACAGAGAAACAACAGTGACTCTACCCCACATGGTCAAAAAAGTCCCCGAAGACGACCTCACCCCTCGACCCTGGAAAACGTTCAACCAAATCTTGGTTCTGTCCTATGTGAGTGTGGTCTTTTGTTTGTGCTTTGGTGTCTTTGCTAACAGAGAGGCCTGGAAAGCCAAACTGTACAACGGGAAAGGTCTATATGGACTAGCCCAGAAGCGGGCCAGACGAGCGGCTTTAGTCAGTTACATAGCCGTGGGATCTGGACtctttttgattattttatttcttatactTGGACTGACAAactatgaattttaa